The sequence AAACTTGACATATTGGTCTTCAGATTGATAGTTGATTTTTGCAGATGCATCATGGTTTTGTAACTCAATCTGCAATAGACATGTTtaaaactacactgaacaaaaatataaacgcaacatgtaacaatttcaaagatttgactgtcTTTTTTGGAATTCTCTCAAGCTTCCAGTTGGCTGTCTACAACTTTTTCCATATGTGAAAATTATGTTGAACGAGAGCAATTGATATTGatgaaatgtgtaaaaaaaactaACTCAATATGTTTACATCCTTGCGGAGGTGAGAAGTGTCCCACACTGGCCAATCGGCATGCGCTGTGCATAGCAACACCAACAACATTACACACATGACTTCCAATGACGCGTGTTTCACTTGAAAACGTGATCGATAACTAGCCAATTTTAGTTCAAAGACCTTCCGGAGATGTTCAACATGTCAGCTAAGCTAGCTAATAAACAAATTATCGATATCGCAACAACAACAGCTATTTGACTGTGATACGTTTTGCCAGCTCCTCACCCTTCCAAATGTGGCAGGTGACCCGCCGCACACCTCCGCCTTGATAATGGTCCCTTTGCCCCTTCCGTTCCATATTGTCCGTCTTCCCCGGACCCTGTGTTCACCACTCGAGGCCCCGCTGTCACCACCACCCCGGGTCATTGTTTCCGCCTGACAATGATTCATCATTGAATGACTTCAAAATTACAAGATATGAAAAACATGAATGACAAATTGTTTAAATAATTATAAACCAAATAGAAAACTTCAGTGATTAACATTTATCAAACAACAAATTACATAtgattttttaaattgtttatttaCAATTTAATTCAAAAAGCCTAAACTGATTTTTGAAAGATACACCAATATATAGATAGTGTGTCTTATCCTTGTTTTTTTCCCGTTTCTTTCAGGGGAGCCAACGGTAAATAATAATGGAGCCACAGAGAGACATTTCCCTATCTATCGCTTCACTGTAACATAAAGAGACAACCACTCAAAATGGACGTCAAGGACCTCCAGATCCAAAACTCCACGTTCGAAAGCAACACATCAGACATTCAGCCCATCCCACACAACCTATGGGAGGTCATCACCATAGGAACCGTATCAGCCATCGTCAGCCTGATAACAGTCGTAGGCAATGTTCTTGTGATGCTGTCGTTCAAGGTCAACAGTCAACTAAAGACAGTCAACAACTACTACCTTCTCAGCTTAGCTTTCGCTGACCTCATAATAGGAGTTCTGTCCATGAACTTATACACCTCATACATTCTAATGGGCTATTGGTCCTTAGGGAACCTAGCCTGTGACCTCTGGTTAGCCATGGATTACGTGGCCAGTAATGCCTCCGTTATGAACTTGTTAGTCATCAGTTTCGACAGGTACTTCTCCATCACAAGGCCGTTGACCTATAGGGCCAAGAGGACGCCGAAGAGGGCGGCTATTATGATTGGTCTAGCGTGGCTAGTGTCGTTTGTCCTCTGGGCGCCGCCTATCCTGTGCTGGCAGTACTTTGTCGGAGGTCGGACGGTCCCGGCAGACCAGTGCCAGATCCAGTTCTTCTCCGAGCCGGTGATCACGTTCGGCACCGCCATCGCTGCCTTCTATATCCCTGTCTCCATCATGACATTCCTCTACTGTAAGATCTACAAGGAGACAGAGAAACGCACCAAGGACCTGGCTGAGCTGCAGGGCCTCACCACATCTGGTCCCCCAGAGACTGTTAATAAACCCCAGAAAACAGTTCTGTTACAGTCCTGTTTCAGCTCCAGCAACGAcaggagggacagaaggaaccAGGCCTCGTGGTCCTCGTCCAATCAGAGTAACGTCACCAAGACCACGACCCGGTCGGACGAGTTGGCCTGGGCCCGGGCCGACCAGGTCATATCCTTCAACAGCTACACCTCATCTGACGAGGAGACTCATCATCCTGTTTCCGCTGCAACTTCCCAGGGGTCGTCCAAAGGTCAAGGTCAGACTGAAAACGGACAGGTGCCCGCTGGTTATGGTGATGATGAAGAAAGCGAGTACTTTCCGACCGCCACCCCACCTCCGAAAAAACCCAACAAGAAGGGCATCTCCTACAAGTTCAAACCGGTCTCGAAGGATATCAGCAGCCCTCAGAATGACAAAAAACCCAACACAGACCCTAAAACAGcgcctccatgtctctctgagtCTGACCAGACAGGAGGACAGAACCAACACCAGAACTCCTGTCCATCATCCTCAACCACCACCAAGCCCATGGACCCCGTCCTGAAGAGCCAGATCACCAAGAGGAAGAGGATGGTCCTCATCAAGGAGAAGAAAGCTGCCCAGACCCTCAGTGCCATCCTCCTGGCCTTCATCCTAACATGGACTCCGTACAACATCATGGTGCTCATCTCCACCTTCTGTTCTGActgtatccctgtgtctctctggcACCTGGGCTACTGGCTCTGCTATGTCAACAGCACCATCAACCCCATGTGTTATGCGTTGTGTAACAAGACTTTTCAGAAGACCTTTAAGATGCTGTTGATGTGTCagtggaggaagaagagaggggaggataagCTGTACTGGTGCGGACAGAACCCGGCCATCAACAGCAAGATGACATGATGTGGTGTGGAATagagtatatacagtgccttgcgaaagtatttggcccccttgaactttgcgaccttttgccacatttcaggcttcaaacataaagatataaaactgtattttttttgtgaagaatcaacaacaagtgggacacaatcatgaagtggaacgacatttatttgatatttcaaacttttttaacaaatcaaaaactgaaaaattgggcgtgcaaaattattcagcccctttactttcagtgcagcaaactctctctagaagttcagtgaggatttctgaatgatccaatgttgacctaaatgactaatgatgataaatacaatccacctgtgtgtaatcaagtctccgtataaatgcacctgcactgtgatagtctcagaggtccgttaaaagcgcagagagcatcatgaagaacaaggaacacaccaggcaggtccgagatactgttgtgaagaagtttaaagacggatttggatacaaaaagatttcccaagctttaaacatcccaaggagcactgtgcaagcgataatattgaaatggaaggagtatcagaccactgcaaatctaccaagacctggccatccctctaaactttcagctcatataaggagaagactgatcagagatgcagccaagaggccaatgatcactctggatgaactgcagagatctacagctgaggtgggagactctgtccataggacaacaatcagtcgtatattgcacaaatctggcctttatggaagagtggcaagaagaaagccatttattaaagatatccataacaagtgtcgtttaaagtttgccacaagccacctgggagacacaccaaacatgtggaagaaggtgctctggtcagatgaaaccaaaatttaacttttcggcaacaatgcaaaacgttatgtttggcgtaaaagcaacacagctcatcaccctgaacacaccatccccactgtcaaacatggtggtcgcagcatcatggtttgggcctgcttttcttcagcagggacagggaagatggttaaaattgatgggaagatggatggagccaaatacaggaccattctggaagaaaacctgatggagtctgcaaaagacctgagactgggacggagacttgtcttccaacaagacaatgatccaaaacataaagcaaaatctacaatggaatggttcaaaaataaacatagaatggccaagtcaatgtccagacctgaatccaatcgagaatctgtggatagaactgaaaactgctgttcacaaatgctctccatccaacctcactgagctcgagctgttttgcaaggaggaatgggaaaaaatgtcagtctctcgatgtgcaaaactgatagagacataccccaagcgacttacagctgtaatcgcagcaaaaggtggcgctacaaagtattaacttaagggggctgaataattttgcacgcccaatttttcagtttttgatttgttaaaaaagtttgaaatatccaataaatgtcgttccacttcatgattgtgtcccacttgttgttgattcttcacaaaaaaatacagttttatatctttatgtttgaagcctgaaatgtggcagaaggtcgcaaagttcaagggggccgaatactttcgcaaggcactgtatatatatttgggCATTCAGCAGCAGACCCCTTTTTTTTAAAATCCAAAACTCCTCTCTGTACAGTAAGCAGATATGTTCAGCATATATGGCCCATGTGGGTTTTAAACCCACACCTGGTGTTGCTCGTGCCAAGCACTAATCAACGGAGCACAATTGCCCCAACGTTATGAACTGTAAAACTGGCGTAGTGTTTGAGCAGTGTCTGGTGAATGCATCTGTGCTTTTATCAAATTACAAAAAGTTGCACATTAAATGGAGGCTTTCGAACCTCATAATTTGTCATGTAccccagggtttcccaaacttggcCCTGGGCCCcccagaaaaaaagtatttagtcagccaccaattgtgcaagttctcccacttaaaaatatgagagaggcctgtaattttcaccataggtacacttcaactatgacagacaaaatgagaaaaaaaatccagaaaatcacattgtaggatttttaaggaatttatttgcaaattatggtggaaaataagtatttggtcacctacaaacaagcaagatttctgtatctcacagacctgtaacttctgctttaagaagctcctctgtcctccactcgttacctgtattaatggcacctgtttgaacttgttatgagtataaaagatacctgtccacaacctcaaacagtcacactccaaactccactatggccaagaccaaagagctgtcaaatgacaccagaaacaaaattgtagacctgcaccaggctggaaagactgaatctgcaataggtaagcagcttggtttgaagaaatcaacagtgagagcaattattaggaaatggaagacatacaagaccactgataatcccCCCCACCTCACTACGCAGATGATTTAAATCATCACAGCTACTCTGTGATTCTTATGGAATGTACATATTGAACATATTACACACATTTCAACAAGTATGTTTCTGCACAGTATTAAAAAAACAGCCTTTTCCTACGTTTTTGTAAAAGGTTTTACTAACAGTTGTATGTAACGTACTTTGCCTTGTGCATTTCTAGTAGTCAAATGTTATAATCGTTATTCATATCATTTTAGTCGTGTTCTCTCAGTTTAAGTAGATTGATCTCGCATCCAAGGGCTAATATTATACAATGTTTACAAGTTGTTATGCTGGTCTGCAGTTTCAATGTAATGGGAATGAGAAGCCTTTATGGAGATTGTACACGCCCACTcatcacgaacacacacacacacacacacacacacacaaccatcattcctctttacctctgtaagCAGAGGTGAATCAGATGATACACCGTACGTACATGtaaaccacaggaggttggtggttacgttaattggggaggacgggctcgtggtaatggccggagtggaatcaatggaatggaatccaatacatcaaacacatggtttccatggtttccaggtgtttgattccattggctccattccagccattattatgagccgttctcctctcagcagcctccactaatGTAAACACATCCCAACCTAAAATAACCTACACATATTACATTTCATATAGTCATTGCCCCTACTGTAAAATGTGGTCACTGGAAAACAGCATATCTCACTCCTCACCTGCAGTACCTGAAGTACCTATGAGGTCGAGTTGGGTTTTTGAAGCTGTATACTATTGCAACACATACCTCCTTTCTACTGTAAAAATCTTTCCTCTGTAAGGTTCTGTGCCTTGTGTTGCGACCAGAGGACATGATGACGCTGACATATATTGTGAATGGATCTATGTTTATCTTGCTCTCTACTGTATAGTGTGCTGCTTGTGTCCCCTTTTTGATCTGATCAGTGACATAATACCAATTGAAAAATATCAGTAGGGATTCTCTGAAGGCTCTTTGGTTAAACACAATGCTTTGTTTACAACGTGTTGAAAGTATTATTACAAAAACAGACCTTGAATGGAAGACCCTACATCTAAGGACATGGTTCTACATCTAAGGACATGGTTCTACATCTAAGGACATGGTTCTACATCTAAGGACATGGTTCTACATCTAAGGACATGGTTCTACATCTAAGGACATGGTTCTACATGTAAGGACATGGTTCTACATCTAAGGACATGGTTCTcagcatggggggggggggcaaggaAACTGACACACTTCAAAACTGTTCCAAAATATAAACATGGGACCAGTCTGCTATTATTACACAGACTGtaattattatgtattattatgtattattattaatgtATAACACAATAGAACATTAATGATGGAAACCCTCTGCATATTTAACAGGAGGGTTTGCAGAGGACACCACCTACCTTGGAGACAGTGATCTGAGGTGACTCATGTGGTTCATTGGTCCCTGGGCAACAGGTGACTTGTGGTTCATTGGTCCCTGGGATACAGGTGACTTGTGGTTCATTGGTCCCTGGGCAACAGGTGACTCGTGGTTCATTGGTCCCTGGGTTACAGGTGACTCGTGGGTCATTGGTCCCTGGGCAACAGGTGACTCGTGGGTCATTGGTCCCTGGGCTACAGGTGACTCGTGGGTCATTGGTCCCTGGACAACAGGTGACTCGTGGGTCATTGGTCCCTGGGCTACAGGTGACTCGTGGGTCATTGGTCCCTGGGCAACAGGTGACTCGTGGGTCATTGGTCCCTGGGCAACAGGTGACTCGTGGGTCATTGGTCCCTGGGCAACAGGTGACTCGTGGGTCATTGGTCCCTGGGCAACAGGTGACTCGTGGGTCATTGGTCCCTGGGCAACAGGTGACTCGTGGGTCATTGGTCCCTAGGCTACAGTCGCTAACACATCACGACTGTTCTGTTTCTGGATCACAACAACATGATCTCTCCTGTCAATGACAGGATTCATGTCATACCCTGTCTATGTATCGGGAGTTTTACAGAGAACAAAGAGACACCTCAGCAATCTGACTGACTAGTGACATCCACCTAGAGGGCAGGGATCTGACTGACTAGTGACACCCACCTAGAGGACAGGGATCTGACTGGATGACTAGTGACACCCACCTAGAGGACAGGGATCTGACTGACTAGTGACACCCACCTAGAGGGCAGGGATCTGACTGACTAGTGACACCCACCTAGAGGACAGGGATCTGACTGGATGACTAGTGACACCCACCTAGAGGGCAGGGATCTGACTGACTAGTGACACCCACCTAGAGGACAGGGATCTGACTGGATGACTAGTGACACCCACCTAGAGGACAGGGATCTGACTGACTAGTGAC is a genomic window of Oncorhynchus keta strain PuntledgeMale-10-30-2019 chromosome 19, Oket_V2, whole genome shotgun sequence containing:
- the LOC118374788 gene encoding muscarinic acetylcholine receptor M5-like, with amino-acid sequence MLSFKVNSQLKTVNNYYLLSLAFADLIIGVLSMNLYTSYILMGYWSLGNLACDLWLAMDYVASNASVMNLLVISFDRYFSITRPLTYRAKRTPKRAAIMIGLAWLVSFVLWAPPILCWQYFVGGRTVPADQCQIQFFSEPVITFGTAIAAFYIPVSIMTFLYCKIYKETEKRTKDLAELQGLTTSGPPETVNKPQKTVLLQSCFSSSNDRRDRRNQASWSSSNQSNVTKTTTRSDELAWARADQVISFNSYTSSDEETHHPVSAATSQGSSKGQGQTENGQVPAGYGDDEESEYFPTATPPPKKPNKKGISYKFKPVSKDISSPQNDKKPNTDPKTAPPCLSESDQTGGQNQHQNSCPSSSTTTKPMDPVLKSQITKRKRMVLIKEKKAAQTLSAILLAFILTWTPYNIMVLISTFCSDCIPVSLWHLGYWLCYVNSTINPMCYALCNKTFQKTFKMLLMCQWRKKRGEDKLYWCGQNPAINSKMT